In Apis cerana isolate GH-2021 linkage group LG6, AcerK_1.0, whole genome shotgun sequence, the following are encoded in one genomic region:
- the LOC108003865 gene encoding sialin isoform X2 — MRVNLSVAIVSMVNQTAVPHNDDNDTTDVCPKEKPINGTFIPSAGEFNWDEKIQGIILGAFFIGYVTTNVPGGRMAEKFGGKLIYGLGVFLTAVLTVISPFAAYLGLIPFLAVRVAEGFTEGVTFPAMHSMLACWVPPLERSKFAAVVYAGANFGTVISLPVSGWLCSLEFWGGWPLAFYLFGGLGIIWYAFWLIFVFDTPAQHTKIDPLERAYIEATVEKKDEENDTGVPWLSIFTSLPMWAIAITQCGQSWAFYTLLTELPTYMDKILHFDVQQDAFFSALPYLSSWLVGLGISSFADALLARQLLSPLTSFKLWNTVASLGPSLSFIGAIWAECDRMMVMMMLAGLGSLQGAVYAGNQMNHIALAPRFAGTLYGLTNAAANACGFLAPYVIGMIVQGHETLARWHTVFWLAAGINMATNCFYLIFASATEQPWSRGSS, encoded by the exons ATGAGAGTGAATTTATCTGTGGCTATTGTTTCAATGGTTAATCAAACAGCAGTACCacataatgatgataatgataccACAGATGTTTGTCCTAAAGAAAAACCAATTAATGGAACATTTATACCA agtGCAGGAGAATTTAATTGGGATGAAAAAATACAAGGTATTATATTGGGTGCTTTTTTCATTGGTTATGTAACTACAAATGTTCCTGGTGGTAGAATGGCGGAAAAATTTGGTGGAAAACTCATATATGGATTAGGAGTATTTCTGACTGCTGTATTGACTGTAATTAGTCCTTTTGCAGCTTATTTAGGATTGATACCATTCTTAGCTGTACGGGTAGCAGAAGGATTTACAGAG ggTGTTACATTCCCTGCAATGCATAGCATGTTAGCATGCTGGGTACCTCCTTTAGAAAGAAGCAAATTTGCTGCTGTAGTATATGCag GTGCAAATTTTGGAACTGTCATATCTTTACCAGTAAGTGGATGGCTTTGTTCATTAGAATTTTGGGGTGGATGGCCtcttgcattttatttatttggagGGCTTGGTATTATATGGTATGCATTTTGGCTAATTTTTGTGTTTGATACACCTGCACAACATACAAAAATTGATCCTTTAGAAAGAGCATATATTGAAGCTACTGTAGAAAAGAAGGATGag gaGAATGATACAGGAGTTCCTTGGTTATCAATATTTACATCATTGCCCATGTGGGCTATAGCTATTACACAATGTGGACAATCATGGGCATTTTATACACTTTTGACAGAATTACCAACATATatggataaaattttgcatttcgATGTACAACAGGATGCATTCTTTTCAGCACTGCCTTATTTAAGTTCTTGGTTAGTCGGTCTCGGTATTTCAAGTTTCGCAGATGCTCTCCTTGCCCGTCAGCTTTTATCTCCTTTAACATCGTTCAAGTTATGGAACACAGTGGCTTCATTAGGACCCAGTCTCAGTTTTATTGGTGCTATTTGGGCTGAATGTGATCGTATGATGGTTATGATGATGCTTGCTGGATTAGGATCTCTACAAGGTGCAGTTTATGCAGGAAATCAAATGAATCATATTGCATTAGCACCTCGATTTGCGGGAACTCTTTATGGACTTACAAATGCTGCTGCAAATGCTTGTGGATTTTTAGCTCCATATGTTATTGGAATGATTGTTCAAGGACAT GAAACATTGGCACGTTGGCATACAGTATTCTGGTTAGCAGCAGGAATAAACATGGCaactaattgtttttatttaatttttgcatctGCCACAGAACAACCATGGAGTAGAGGTAGTAGTTGA
- the LOC107994090 gene encoding protein rogdi isoform X2 translates to MEFEWVLHEEVHSSLSQLRNILMECAQRFPLALFGNDQHNKTDRFVFAAPHDQVKCVAVLTGDSITNAEVNFKIQRQQNINMRTSIQTEHPWKLQQIQDAANHLQQAIAHIDNVDRHYPFKTSDEVMHVLGNILGCLQRSRTSLIVPRKKTIDDLIKSRNMKSLNPNLPENLAISFYIQSYKLVLAIYQLENAHGSVKYETQQAECSVPWLNDALVLLTIALQLCQRLKDKICVFSQYKDFTVGSHVPSTVSW, encoded by the exons ATGGAATTTGAATGGGTACTTCATGAAGAAGTTCATTCTTCATTATcgcaattaagaaatattttaatg GAATGTGCACAAAGATTTCCATTAGCATTATTTGGCAATGATCAACATAATAAAACGGACAGATTTGTATTTGCTGCACCACATGATCAAGTAAAATGTGTAGCTGTTTTAACCGGTGACAGTATTACAAATGCa gaagttaattttaaaatacaacgtcagcaaaatattaatatgaggACAAGTATACAAACAGAACATCCTTGGAAATTACAACAAATACAAGATGCTGCTAATCATTTACAACAAGCAATTGCTCACATAGATAATGTTGATCGACATTATCCTTTTAAAACATCTGATGAAGTTATGCATGTATTAGGAAATATTCTTGGTTGTCTTCAACGCAGTCGTACTAGTTTAATTGTTCCTAGAAAGAAAACCATTGATGATCTGATTAAAAGTCGTAATATG aAATCATTAAATCCTAATCTTCCAGAGAATTTGgctattagtttttatatccaaagttataaattagttttagCAATATATCAATTGGAAAATGCACATGGAAGTGTTAAATATGAAACACAGCAAGCAGAATGTAGTGTTCCATGGTTAAATGATGCTTTAGTATTGCTTACTATAGCATTACAACTTTGCCAACGATTAAAAGATAAG atttgtgTTTTTTCCCAATACAAAGATTTTACAGTTGGTTCTCATGTTCCTTCTACAGTGAGttggtaa
- the LOC107994090 gene encoding protein rogdi isoform X1 — protein MADCEKEEAHNLQMEFEWVLHEEVHSSLSQLRNILMECAQRFPLALFGNDQHNKTDRFVFAAPHDQVKCVAVLTGDSITNAEVNFKIQRQQNINMRTSIQTEHPWKLQQIQDAANHLQQAIAHIDNVDRHYPFKTSDEVMHVLGNILGCLQRSRTSLIVPRKKTIDDLIKSRNMKSLNPNLPENLAISFYIQSYKLVLAIYQLENAHGSVKYETQQAECSVPWLNDALVLLTIALQLCQRLKDKICVFSQYKDFTVGSHVPSTVSW, from the exons ATGGCTGACTGCGAGAAGGAGGAGGCTCACAATCTC caaATGGAATTTGAATGGGTACTTCATGAAGAAGTTCATTCTTCATTATcgcaattaagaaatattttaatg GAATGTGCACAAAGATTTCCATTAGCATTATTTGGCAATGATCAACATAATAAAACGGACAGATTTGTATTTGCTGCACCACATGATCAAGTAAAATGTGTAGCTGTTTTAACCGGTGACAGTATTACAAATGCa gaagttaattttaaaatacaacgtcagcaaaatattaatatgaggACAAGTATACAAACAGAACATCCTTGGAAATTACAACAAATACAAGATGCTGCTAATCATTTACAACAAGCAATTGCTCACATAGATAATGTTGATCGACATTATCCTTTTAAAACATCTGATGAAGTTATGCATGTATTAGGAAATATTCTTGGTTGTCTTCAACGCAGTCGTACTAGTTTAATTGTTCCTAGAAAGAAAACCATTGATGATCTGATTAAAAGTCGTAATATG aAATCATTAAATCCTAATCTTCCAGAGAATTTGgctattagtttttatatccaaagttataaattagttttagCAATATATCAATTGGAAAATGCACATGGAAGTGTTAAATATGAAACACAGCAAGCAGAATGTAGTGTTCCATGGTTAAATGATGCTTTAGTATTGCTTACTATAGCATTACAACTTTGCCAACGATTAAAAGATAAG atttgtgTTTTTTCCCAATACAAAGATTTTACAGTTGGTTCTCATGTTCCTTCTACAGTGAGttggtaa
- the LOC114577014 gene encoding glutathione S-transferase theta-3-like has translation MSLKLYYDLLSQPSRTLYIFLKICDIPFEAKLINLAKGEQFISKYQNIHPFQKVPAIEHNDFNMIESVAILRYICREFKVADHWYPKDSKLQLRVDEYLEWHHLNTRLHCSMYFSMKYLMPKLNGQPVTQEKIMKYEKNMIEILDVLENVWLKDKIFLTGSEISIADILGACELEQVRIVGYNPQENRPRIAAWMKCVENKTSPYYQEAHIFLNKLATKTKQDILKSKI, from the exons ATGAGtcttaaattgtattatgatttattatcacAACCAAGTAGaacactttatatatttttaaaaatttgtgatataCCATTTGaagcaaaattaataaatttagcaAAAGGTgaacaatttatatcaaagtatcaaaatattcatccCTTTCAAAAAGTACCAGCTATTGAAcacaatgattttaatatgatagaaag TGTTGCAATTTTGAGATATATCTGTAGAGAATTTAAGGTAGCTGATCATTGGTATCCTAAAGACTCAAAACTTCAACTTAGAGTTGATGAATATCTTGAATGGCATCATTTAAATACCAGACTACATTGTAGTATGTATTTTTCTATGAag tatttgaTGCCAAAATTAAATGGACAACCAGTGacacaagaaaaaattatgaaatatgaaaaaaatatgattgaaataCTTGATGTTTTAGAAAATGTTTGGTTAaaagacaaaatttttttaactggtTCTGAAATTAGTATTGCTGATATTCTTGGAGCATGTGAATTGGAGCAAGTTC GAATAGTTGGATATAATCCTCAAGAAAATCGACCTCGTATAGCTGCATGGATGAAAtgtgttgaaaataaaacaagtcCTTATTATCAAGAagcacatatatttttaaacaaacttGCAACTAAGACaaaacaagatatattaaagagcaagatttaa
- the LOC107994183 gene encoding uncharacterized protein LOC107994183, whose product MKELDSYQSNNSPKKQRERSKKQKSTYKLFTKDCWPKVMISRDNIVYKKIKDSSRSSSLSFIEESSSDSRGKEEKNSCEHLYCENGTNFEEEQDVCLISSSSEIQKSFELRDILRKIRKNSKPDGLIESEFGCLPRDKYDQQRPIFVDLTTDEKNTWKQTILKQFCDVKTSTFNEMENGNEKCSTGVVLEPRIIIADSSSKLNYNGNGSLATALRDRGPCMIPVQPNRSLPIRPAPSVPTRFFRKDYSSSFVLPKSSSADIEEIESVKPIGTLLNEELHKEGNINCEERIASKDYVSSMNYVVPQISSVGSLSMITRRNNNDMEHEKDNVKENRKKKRSQGGNSSQGGEDNVESSIKEFLTNFCGSNAAEGIQNLCTDKCVKATSTTKENSGNKVPPLRLKKVVHTEMEGYDNSRIIPGSERESNYRIITDTTSESPTSPNPNWNDMLYEKDTNLASLSSDSYKLKYRRNRLKQKLRELRGKASELAKEMANDSNNQQSTRLRQVMNRYEKQIENLSKLHGKLSAALSVSREVIDVNEDSINTSDNKYPCMNLNERSSDMDISVNNISPTSSPEPPKLSPRSSLDCILPEEIRNSPPILPRVCLTVPSNQDSVEEELQVAEKKVWPIDEELMKPTFSMDPLQADSVDKDPSDLEKHARTPPMGNNINVDIENSDRDVDKKTLNNCKNIPQFPKNNRVTQEKKDERSKSMEGFSQCRLVTQESEKIKCLEFSDTGPIISSITSCVDVPTSVQENETFEIMPDKQPSPSRKHILQSNFYESNQEEVLFSKIRQGPLNAQKVSSSSVQQTQFDIPRTVLNQKYSTLRQNYKGEEIPIDSVQRNGGNHSITEQFPTLGNWLARISKKQASISKSKLQTSGNASFTTAENTTRQVSGTEIPKMIGPNINNNIMNVASQRNAEKLQCHHQPQQLHIGTSVTLSQPIAAVPPLRPGICPPISMTQFYPNNYTIDPYNTATLSYQPTICPYGTYPYHPRLHSSSLPGYHFPIQENLRSMQHMDKRFPLIQDPIVRYSSPSTNTLQHSNNLEFDRLRGNSTTNNIATSTCLPSLFLSSPSLSSSHQTLARNPLIGYSTNNQFSRNRMIPDVVAAAAAAAVAAAASFDRQRDTLTYNRTDTDTLSTAGITNIIDTESPHVSNGAKSINRDVTNQTQDNNFNEENHENTKYQQMQNFLFDRLGLVKNTDNFAQTNSAIDSQTMTSIIPPASYRMPLISSHAQLSKNVSTNEPRDCETPHLGKMNRSPNSLHNFTCSNCGIIGPKFKCLGCEMAFYCDERCQEKHWYIHVQRCPKKMPKLKKLT is encoded by the exons atgaaagaacttGATAGTTATCAATCGAATAACTCACCgaaaaaacaaagagaaagaTCGAAGAAGCAGAAATCtacgtataaattattcacaaaGGACTGCTGGCCAAAGGTAATGATATCTCGCGATAATATCGTTTACAAGAAGATCAAAGATTCCTCCAGAAGTTCAAGTTTGTCATTTATCGAAGAATCTTCGAGTGATTCCCGtggcaaagaagaaaaaaacagcTGTGAACATTTGTATTGCGAAAACGGGACGAATTTCGAGGAGGAACAAGATGTTTGTCTAATTAGTAGTTCCAgcgaaattcaaaaaagtttcgaaCTACGtgatattttgagaaaaatcagAAAGAATTCGAAACCTGATGGATTGATCGAAAGTGAATTCGGTTGTTTGCCGAGAGATAAGTATGATCAGCAGAGGCCCATTTTCGTTGATCTAACGACCGATGAGAAGAACACGTGGaaacaaacaattttgaaGCAATTCTGCGATGTGAAGACGAGCACATTTAATGAAATGGAAAACGGAAACGAGAAGTGTTCTACAGGCGTTGTGCTAG AACCTCGAATTATAATAGCAGATAGTtcaagtaaattaaattacaatggaAATGGCAGCTTAGCAACTGCTTTACGAGATCGTGGACCATGTATGATACCAGTACAACCGAATCGTTCATTACCTATTCGTCCAGCACCATCAGTGCCTACGAGATTCTTTCGTAAGGATTATTCGTCATCGTTCGTGTTACCAAAATCTAGCAGCGCAGACATAGAGGAAATAGAATCTGTAAAACCAATCGGTACGTTGTTAAACGAGGAACTTCATAAGgaaggaaatattaattgcgAAGAGCGAATAGCATCGAAAGATTATGTGAGCTCAATGAATTACGTTGTTCCTCAAATTTCAAGTGTTGGAAGTCTGAGTATGATAACGAGGAGAAATAATAACGACATGGAACACGAGAAGGATAAtgttaaagaaaatagaaagaagaagagatcgCAAGGAGGGAATTCTAGCCAAGGTGGAGAGGATAATGTGGAAAGTTCGATCAAAGAGTTTTTGACTAATTTCTGCGGATCGAACGCGGCTGAAGGAATACAGAATTTATGCACCGATAAATGTGTCAAAGCTACTTCGACGACGAAAGAAAATAGTGGTAATAAAGTGCCTCCATTGAGACTGAAAAAAGTTGTGCATACAG AGATGGAGGGATACGACAATTCTCGAATCATTCCGGGATCAGAACGCGAGTCAAATTATAGAATCATCACAGACACGACATCTGAATCGCCAACAAGTCCAAATCCTAATTGGAATGATATGCTTTATGAAAAAGACACAAATCTAGCATCTTTAAGTAGCGATAGCTACAAGCTGAAATATCGGCGGAATAGATTGAAACAGAAGCTTCGCGAACTACGTGGCAAAGCCTCGGAGTTAGCCAAGGAAATGGCAAACGACTCGAATAATCAGCAAAGTACCAGACTGAGGCAGGTGATGAATCGTTACGAGAAGCAAATAGAAAATCTGTCGAAGTTGCATGGCAAACTGTCCGCAGCGCTTTCAGTTTCGAGGGAAGTGATCGATGTAAATGAGGATAGTATTAATACTAGTGATAACAAATATCCGTGTATGAATTTGAACGAGAGAAGTTCAGACATGGATATTTCAGTGAACAACATTTCTCCAACGTCGTCACCCGAGCCGCCAAAATTGTCACCACGATCATCTTTGGATTGTATATTGCCggaagaaattcgaaatagCCCACCAATTTTGCCGAGGGTGTGTCTAACTGTACCATCGAATCAAGATTCGGTGGAGGAGGAGCTACAAGTCGCAGAGAAGAAAGTTTGGCCTATTGACGAAGAGTTGATGAAGCCAACGTTTTCTATGGATCCTCTTCAGGCTGATTCTGTAGACAAAGATCCTTCGGATCTTGAAAAACACGCACGAACTCCGCCTATGGGGAACAATATCAACgttgatattgaaaattcagaTCGTGATGtcgataaaaaaacattaaataattgtaaaaacatTCCTCAATTTCCAAAGAATAATCGTGTGactcaagaaaaaaaagacgaaaggAGTAAATCGATGGAAGGATTCTCTCAATGTCGTCTTGTAACACAGGAATCAGAAAAGATCAAATGTCTTGAATTTTCTGATACCGGACCGATAATAAGTTCGATAACCAGTTGTGTAGATGTACCGACATCTGTTCAAGAGAATGAGACGTTCGAGATAATGCCTGACAAACAACCTTCTCCATCAAGAAAGCATATATtacaatctaatttttatgaatccaATCAAGAGgaagttttattttcgaaaatccgTCAAGGTCCTCTAAATGCGCAAAag GTTTCATCAAGTTCCGTTCAACAAACTCAATTTGATATTCCACGGACAGTATTAAATCAGAAATATTCTAc ATTACGACAAAATTATAAAGGAGAAGAAATTCCGATTGATTCTGTACAAAGGAATGGCGGAAATCATTCTATAACTGAACAGTTTCCGACTCTTGGTAACTGGTTGGCCcgaatatcaaaaaaacaaGCTTCAATAAGCAAATCCAAATTACAAACCTCAGGAAATGCCTCATTTACAACAGCAGAGAATACTACAAga CAAGTTTCTGGGACCGAAATACCAAAAATGATAGGtcctaatataaataacaatataatgaaTGTAGCATCTCAACGTAATGCAGAAAAATTGCAATGCCATCATCAACCACAACAATTACATATTGGAACATCTGTAACTCTTTCACAACCTATCGCAGCAGTTCCACCTTTACGCCCTGGTATTTGTCCGCCAATTTCTATGACACAATTTTATCCAAACAATTATAca attgatCCTTACAATACTGCTACCTTAAGTTATCAACCAACAATTTGTCCTTATGGTACTTATCCATATCATCCGCGTTTACATTCGAGTTCTTTACCAGGGTATCATTTTCCTATACAAGAAAATCTACGATCAATGCAACATATGGATAAACGTTTTCCTTTGATACAAGATCCAATTGTGAGATATTCCTCTCCATCGACAAACACTTTACaacattcgaataatttggaatttgATCGTCTTCGAGGAAACTCTACTACTAATAACATTGCCACTTCAACCTGTTTACCATCGTTGTTTTTATCATCACCATCTTTATCTTCTTCGCATCAGACTCTGGCTCGAAATCCTCTAATCGGATATTCaacaaataatcaattttctcgTAATAGAATGATCCCGgatgttgttgctgctgctgcagCCGCTGCTGTTGCCGCTGCTGCTTCTTTTGATAGACAACGCGATACATTAACTTACAATAGAACTGATACAGATACATTATCGACTGCTggcattacaaatataattgatacagAATCGCCTCACGTATCAAATGGCGCCAAATCAATTAATCGCGATGTGACTAATCAAActcaagataataattttaacgaagaaaatcatgaaaatacaaagtatcaacaaatgcaaaattttctatttgatcGATTAGGACTCGTAAAAAATACAGACAATTTTGCACAAACAAATTCAGCTATTGATTCTCAAACAATGACGTCTATTATTCCTCCAGCATCGTATCGGATGCCATTAATCTCATCACATGctcaattatcaaaaaatgtatCAACAAATGAACCTAGAGATTGCGAAACACCACATCTTGGTAAAATGAATCGTAGTCCAAATAGTTTGCATAATTTTACGTGTTCGAATTGTGGTATTATCGGGCCAAAATTTAAATGCTTAGGATGTGAAATGGCATTTTATTGTGATGAACGATGCCAAGAAAAACATTGGTATATTCACGTTCAAAGATGTCCCAAAAAAAtgccaaaattaaaaaaactcacttaa
- the LOC108003865 gene encoding sialin isoform X1, with amino-acid sequence MEVLDPSISRDDQPLCVNDFLEKVTTPDIPPDTKSCIKARHTLGFLGFLGFALVYAMRVNLSVAIVSMVNQTAVPHNDDNDTTDVCPKEKPINGTFIPSAGEFNWDEKIQGIILGAFFIGYVTTNVPGGRMAEKFGGKLIYGLGVFLTAVLTVISPFAAYLGLIPFLAVRVAEGFTEGVTFPAMHSMLACWVPPLERSKFAAVVYAGANFGTVISLPVSGWLCSLEFWGGWPLAFYLFGGLGIIWYAFWLIFVFDTPAQHTKIDPLERAYIEATVEKKDEENDTGVPWLSIFTSLPMWAIAITQCGQSWAFYTLLTELPTYMDKILHFDVQQDAFFSALPYLSSWLVGLGISSFADALLARQLLSPLTSFKLWNTVASLGPSLSFIGAIWAECDRMMVMMMLAGLGSLQGAVYAGNQMNHIALAPRFAGTLYGLTNAAANACGFLAPYVIGMIVQGHETLARWHTVFWLAAGINMATNCFYLIFASATEQPWSRGSS; translated from the exons ATGGAAGTATTAGATCCCAGTATCTCGAGAGATGATCAGCCTTTGTGTGTTAatgattttttggaaaaag ttactACACCAGATATTCCACCTGATACAAAATCATGCATAAAAGCAAGGCATACATTAGGTTTTTTAGGATTTCTAGGATTTGCACTTGTGTATGCCATGAGAGTGAATTTATCTGTGGCTATTGTTTCAATGGTTAATCAAACAGCAGTACCacataatgatgataatgataccACAGATGTTTGTCCTAAAGAAAAACCAATTAATGGAACATTTATACCA agtGCAGGAGAATTTAATTGGGATGAAAAAATACAAGGTATTATATTGGGTGCTTTTTTCATTGGTTATGTAACTACAAATGTTCCTGGTGGTAGAATGGCGGAAAAATTTGGTGGAAAACTCATATATGGATTAGGAGTATTTCTGACTGCTGTATTGACTGTAATTAGTCCTTTTGCAGCTTATTTAGGATTGATACCATTCTTAGCTGTACGGGTAGCAGAAGGATTTACAGAG ggTGTTACATTCCCTGCAATGCATAGCATGTTAGCATGCTGGGTACCTCCTTTAGAAAGAAGCAAATTTGCTGCTGTAGTATATGCag GTGCAAATTTTGGAACTGTCATATCTTTACCAGTAAGTGGATGGCTTTGTTCATTAGAATTTTGGGGTGGATGGCCtcttgcattttatttatttggagGGCTTGGTATTATATGGTATGCATTTTGGCTAATTTTTGTGTTTGATACACCTGCACAACATACAAAAATTGATCCTTTAGAAAGAGCATATATTGAAGCTACTGTAGAAAAGAAGGATGag gaGAATGATACAGGAGTTCCTTGGTTATCAATATTTACATCATTGCCCATGTGGGCTATAGCTATTACACAATGTGGACAATCATGGGCATTTTATACACTTTTGACAGAATTACCAACATATatggataaaattttgcatttcgATGTACAACAGGATGCATTCTTTTCAGCACTGCCTTATTTAAGTTCTTGGTTAGTCGGTCTCGGTATTTCAAGTTTCGCAGATGCTCTCCTTGCCCGTCAGCTTTTATCTCCTTTAACATCGTTCAAGTTATGGAACACAGTGGCTTCATTAGGACCCAGTCTCAGTTTTATTGGTGCTATTTGGGCTGAATGTGATCGTATGATGGTTATGATGATGCTTGCTGGATTAGGATCTCTACAAGGTGCAGTTTATGCAGGAAATCAAATGAATCATATTGCATTAGCACCTCGATTTGCGGGAACTCTTTATGGACTTACAAATGCTGCTGCAAATGCTTGTGGATTTTTAGCTCCATATGTTATTGGAATGATTGTTCAAGGACAT GAAACATTGGCACGTTGGCATACAGTATTCTGGTTAGCAGCAGGAATAAACATGGCaactaattgtttttatttaatttttgcatctGCCACAGAACAACCATGGAGTAGAGGTAGTAGTTGA